GCCTCTCTTTTCTTCCAGATTCCTTGACCTTTCCGGGCTCCAATGGCTTGAGTGGCTCCGCAACCCTGGGCTCAGTCACGAAGAAGCTCAGTACCTTCGAGAAGCCCTTGCCGAAGTAGTTGGCCATGAAGAACGCCGCGAACATGATGAGCATCTTCTAGACGCGTTTCGGATTCGCCAACCACATCCAGAACTTCAGTCGCTCTGTCCAAAGATCCTGGTGCTCTTTCTGCCAACATCTGCAGCGGCCCCAAACTTCTCGCAGCCATCTCTCAACCCGTCCGAACAAAAAGTCGTATACCGGAATAACGACTGGTCGATAGAAGCGCCATACCAAACGGCAGAGCGATACGGTCATAGTTGGGTCATAGGCGAGAAATGCCAGTAGGAGGCAGCAGTAGACGAGCTCCTGGCGTAAAAGATCCGATATCCAGTAAGAAACGTCGAGAATCTGTGTGGTATTCATGTTGACTGTTGGCCAATCCTATCGTCCAGTACCCATTGTGCGCTCCAAAGCAGCCGTGCCATCATAAACCATTAACGCCTTGTCCTCAGTTGTCGAACCCATCGCCGTCGGGCTGCAACACTAATCCCAGAGACCCTTGAACGCCGATCCTAATGCTACGAATAGGTTTGCAGGGGAAGTTAAGTTACTGGCGGGTGGTGAAGTCGATCTCGTGCTCAGATCGGTCATACGTGGTTGTGGCTGCCTTATCACATGTGCAGGCATCTAAGAAGGGTGTTAGCCATCATGCGAACGAGAGAAGAGAAGATCAATGAACATACCTGCGGGACGAGATCCGCAGGAGCAGGTCTCGCCGGATGGCTTAGTGTTCTCTGTGGCGGCACGGTCGCAAGTGCATTCTCCAACGGGGCGGGCTCTGCACGAGCAGCGAGGTCCGGCGACAGCATTCTCGGAGGCGGCCTTGCTGCAGGTGCAGTGGAGGGCAGACTGCTTGCCGCAGGAGCAGGTAGCTTGCTGGGCTGAGGAGCAAGACGGGTTAGCTTGTAAAGTTTTGGTAGTGTCATTGTCGGTTATGGATGGTTTGAGAATGATATTGTGTTCAAGGACGAGAGAGATGTCGAGATGATGTTCAAGTTGAGGGATCGGGGGATCAGTGGATGAGAAGTACATACCACAGACGCACTCGGCGCTCTTGCCGCAGCAGGTGGAAGCCTTGGTGACAGTCATTGTGATTGTTAAGTGGGAAGGTGAGGTTGGTAGAGGGTAGGATAGCAAGTAGAAACTGGTTCTGAATGTAGAAGAAGCCGGGAGCGATGTGAGAGTTGTCTTGGGTTGAATTGGTCTGAATTGAACTGTATCGAATGGAACATCATCCAAAAAGGCAGTCgcagaggggtccttttaaGCATCTGCGATGCAGGGAAGGAGGGGCCGAGTCCCGACGTCACGGTTCCTGGCCATCATGGTGGGTGATCCCTGCACTAGGTCATCAGCTACCCTTCCATTGGCTAGAGATTTCTCTGACCAATGGCAACAGCTTCATTTCCAACAATGTGCCCAGGTTGCATCGGGCCATTTCCATGGCCAGATCCTGCTATGTCAGCCCATGTGTGAACGGTGCAATTGCATGACAGCGGGACGGGTAACTGTCATTTGCGCCCACATCTTTTTTGGTCAGCATTTGACGACGGTGGCACGGTTGGCTCGCGTGGTGTGGCATCCTGGGTTTACACCCTGTGTACAGTACGATTAGCTTTCTCCTCAATGCGGATATGGATCTCTGAGGTTCTATCCGGCAACGCCCGCTGCTAAGCTACCTTACACTGCTTCTGCACCCGTTGGTTGCTTTTAACTTTACTCTCGTACATTGCTTCAATTAACAATCACATATGCTAGCAAGCCATGCGTCATTCTACTGAACCTTTTGGCCGGCTGTGGGGAGGCAAACGCAGCAATTCCTCTAGTTTGAAGGATGCCAAGTTCCCCATGGCTCCAAGAACATATACACCGCTTGCATGCGCCTGCCCGTGTTCAAGCTAGTATATCAAGTCTTGTCGTTGAACGTTGTCTTGGCTTCTGGCCAACGGCAAACGTCACCTCGCAAGAAATAGAATGTTAGCCTTGGCTGTCTCCGTAACATCTCTCGATCCCGTTCTGTGGGTGGGGGCTCCGCTGATGCTTGATCATAATCATGAGCTGTGCCGCTTGCATGTTTTCCCATCAGAGCAACTGCCTGTCTTACTTTTGTGAGAGAGCGGCCGGTGTGCTATGCTTTGTCATGCTGATATATGATGCCATTGCTCGATAATTGCTATCCATAACCACTAAGCTTTCATGAGCAGGCTTGAGTGCTAGTCTTGCTATCATGAGAACACCAGTTGGCGTCGATAGCCAGGCTTCACTGGGAGCAATTCCCACCTGGACTAAGTGAAGGTAAATGGCTCGGGGTGAAATCCGAGTGAATCGTCCAAAAGATGCAATAGACCGTTGCCCCGAGTTCCTGCATACACGTCAACTTCCTTCATGTGCGGACCTTTGCTCCGTTTGCTCCGCCTGATGCGTGATCGAGCACTCGACGAACACTCCTGATGCCCACACCCATCATCTTCCTTCATCTTGGGACCCGAATACGCCTCTGTTTATCCTGGCGTCCGTTTGCTGCCATTCTTTTCAACTTGACCGCCTCGCCTCAGCCTTGGACTTACTTCCCCTCCTTCCAAAATAATCAAGCGGCTCGCAATCTTTTCTGTCTTGGCCTGATTTTTTTATCCTCAAGCTTGCCAGTCACAAAGTGGACTTCAGCAGCCCTACTTCCAGGTACCTTCCAAACTGCAGGGTGTTTGAGATTTCAAATCGTGAGTACCTCACTCTCGCCCCCAACCTGATCAAACCTTCATTTTCTCATCTTCAAACCATCAGATACAGCAAGAAAAGGCATCCATCCCAACATCAGCTCTCACCATCTCTCATCCCTAAAGCTCCAAGATGGTCGTCCCGACTGACCCCAAACTGCTCTCCATTCTCGCCGACAGAGGAGGCGTCAACATCAGACAGCTCGAGGTCGGATACCGTCAATTCGTCGACAAGATGGTTCCCAAAGTCTTGTGGGGAGCCAAACCCTTCAGCATCGACCTCATTCACCCTCCCGAGCCCTTCATCGCCCGCCGCGCCTACAAGCTCACCTTTGACGAGCCTCCCAAGACCGGCATCCCCAAGCAGCTCATCCTCGACGTCAAGTTCGGCCCCAGCCCTATAAACGCTGGCGTCTTTGTCAACATCACCAACCCCGTCGGAAACGTCTCCACGTTTGACACGGCAGGGCGTTGTCAAGAGATCGCTCGCTCTTGGCTCCCCAATCTGGTCCCCCGCGTCATCCGCGTTGGTGTCTATGAGACGGATGATGGCGATGTCGATTACATCGTGACAGAGCACATCCCCAACACAGTGACCCTCGACAAAGTCTGGTCCTCCCTCACTCCTCAGTCGCAGGACCGCATCATGGGCCAGCTCGTCACTGCGCTTGAAACCCTCCAGAAGGAACATGGCTTCTCTGAGAAGGATATTGAAGAGGCGCTCAGGGCCGTCGATCTGTCCGGCAACATCGACTACACCGCCCCCGTCGTCCTCAACGGTCCCAAGACCCCCGAGCCGATTCCCCTGGACCAAATCCCCGCCTGGCCTCCGCAGTTCACCTCGCAGAAGCGCGTCCGCCTCCTTCTCCAGCGCTACGCCAGCGAATTCCGTCCCGCCCGCCACCACTCCCCAGCCACCACCTTTACAGAGCGCAAAGACGGCAGCTTCAACATCAGATTCCCCAGCGCGGATCATCCAATGGACGTCCAGTTTCTCACATGCAGACACATCCAGGAGCTCGGCAGAGCCCTCGTCCTCTGCCACATGGACCTCGAGCCCCGCAACATCCTCGTCAAGCTCGTTGAGCAGCCCACCAGCGATCCCGCCGATGGCAAACCTGAGAAGGAACTCCAGCTGGCTGGCATCGTCTCCTGGCAAAAGGCCACTTTCGCCCCCTTCTCCATGGAGCGAGGTCTTAAGGATGCGCTGCTCGGCTGCCAGTTCAACTCGGACTACGCGTGGTACAGGCTCTTTGTCGAGCGCACCAAGCACCTAATCCCGGATCAATTCTCCAATGCTAACGAGCATGTGTTGGCGGCCATGGTGAGCATGCGCTTCGCTGCTCGTGCGCTGGACTGCAACTACACGACGACAGCCCACCAGCAGCATTTCTATGCCATGGAGAAGATTACCATGACCTCAAACCGGAAGGAAGGATGGGTCAGAATGCCTGGCGCCCAGGACCATGAGTCGCCTTCGGACTCGGAGTACCGAGAGATGGGCAATGGTCTTGTGCGCAAGCTGCTATATAACCACTTTCAGACGATTCCGAGACACAGCTGGCCACAGAGGATTGTGGATGCCTTTGCCCAGTATGATGCTTGAGCTGTCGATTCTTGGACAGTCTTTGTCGTGCCGTGGTCACCGGGGAAAGCTACGTTCTTCTGATGACATTAGGAGTTAGAGAGAAAATCTCTTCACGCTTGGGCAGTGCGAATGTTTGCAGAAGACAACGAAGACTGTCCTCGGCCATCACCTGCTTTGTATCCTGGAAGGAACGTCATCTTTCCGAAAGTACATAGCGCGTGGGACTGATATGGGGGTTATCGGCATTGTATCAGGAGGAGATAAACGCGCCTAGTAGACTAGCAGATAACTAGGTCTAGACAGCCTCTCATTCAATCGATTGTCCATGACATTGCATTTGCACCTTGTTCGTCGCCGTCCTGTGCTCTTGGTTTATTGGTGCCGATTTGACATGGCGGGGCAAGGAGCTGAACATTAGGAGTGAATCTCGTGCTTACTAAGCCAGGTATCTGTTTCATCAGGGGTCAAAGCTCTGTGGACACTCTGAATCCCTTGGTCACACCAAATTGAACCGCTTTCTTCTTGCAATGTCTCTACTCTGAGGCCGCTGTGACTAATATGTTGCTGCAAAGCCAGACAAGGCTGATTATCCCACAGTTCAAAGCTTACCAGATTCTTTCCCATTCATGATAGGCGAGGCAACACCCCCGGCGATGTTGACTCTCGGATGTGAAGGACACTGGATCTCAAATTCATCTTATTCCGATCTTGGAGCGTGGTATGGGAATCTCCCATCTATCTCATGATTGCTTTTATCTTCGGGATGGACGAACCAAACGCATCAGAAGTGTTACAACTGGTCTCTCACCCAAGATGAATTGCCTTCCTACCTTACTCATTGCTTTGCTTGGTGTCAAGCCTAGCTTCAAACCTCAACTCATGCCACAGAATATTCCGGCAACGCCTCTAGTCCTTGGGGCTCTCACTTAGAGATGAGTGTATGGTTTGCTCTGAAAGTATCGCAATATCCTAGAGTGTTCTGTCAAGGTCAGACACAAAGCCCTCTTCCATCGAAACCCAGCGACCAGGTTAAAGATAGAAGGCCCGAGTCCTCAGTCCCCCATGTTACTTATTGTCTCGCGACATCACCAAGGACGGCAGAAGAGGCCAATCGTAATGTTTCCCCGTAGTGCATGAAGTTACACGAGGGTACGCGCAGTGAGCCTCCGGTCCAGCTTTCTCCTCATGTAACTACTTTCAAGGTTCTCTTTCCGCTCTTTTAACGGCCAATGGCATTGGGAAGGAAGGCCTATCCGGCATCTTGCCGCATTCACTTGCCTTTGTCCAGGGACCGTACTTCCTTCCCACTTTCACGTCTGCTTTGTGTATTTCTCTCAATTCTTCAAAGCTGCTCACTTTCTACTTTCGTTGGCCTTTTGCCCTTCAATACTATCTACTCTTTCTCTCATTTCCCCTTCTTTCCCTCCTTTTCTCAAACGTCTTTCCTTCACTCAGTTTGTCGAGGGCACTAGAGGATATGCGATCCATCTAGCAACCATGGCGAAGCTTCGCGGCTTCATGATCTTTCTTTTGATATCAACCATCGCCGACGCAAATCTCGCCACGTTCTGTCACTCTGCTGTCGAGCCATCGTTGACCTCATTCTCGGACGACGGATACTTGCAGACTCTGGCAACGACTCGAGCTCCCCAGGAGCCTGAGAGCGCTCCGGCCGGGAAATTCCTGCTAGAAGAGAAGGCCAGCCAGAAGCAGGATGATATAGCCCTTCACCAGATGTGGGCGAGACAGAACCTCACGTAAGTACAAAGTTCACTGCGCCTAGATTGACGCTAACCATATGGTCTAGACCACCCGTTGAAGCGACAATTCAAGTCACCACCGTCACTGTTGTCCGAACGGTGACTGTCGAGCTTGCTAGCCGAACCGAAGTGATCTGGGCGCCTCTTCAGCAGACCTTGACTTTCATCAATCCCACCCTGGTCTTCGAGACGAATATCGTTACCGCGTCGCAACCTCGAAATATTGCAGTGAGAGACGCGGCAGACGCCATCGCATCGGGTCAAACGGCGATTTCCGAAATATCCTCGACCGACACGCACTATCTTGAAGGTGCTGGCTTCTCATCGCACCGGACTCCTGTTCGGAGGCAGACCCCAGCTTCAATCAATAGGGTTTCCGTAGTCACCATCGAGATCACGACCACAATAGTGGCGAGCGGCACCATCGTCCGCACTGTCACCATCTTCGAACCTACATTCGTTTCTGTGACGAAGACGCCTACTCTGACGTCGACGATCTTTACAACCACGACCCTTCCCATTAAGGATGGAGGTTCCAACTCACCTGCGATCGCACCATCTCCACCGGCTAGCCACAAGGTCATTTCCAGCGATGGCGCTCAGCAGACTCCATCGTTTGTAGGCCTCAAATCTTCTTCTGTCACGGCAACGACGCCAAAAGCCCTTGAACCCACAGAGCTTTCGGTCGTCTCCAACACTATAGGCGCACCCGAGAGCAGTCGCATCCGCTCAGAATTCGATACTCCTCGCAGTACCTTTACATCATCCTCAGTACTTCCGAGTCCATCACCTGTGACCAATGACGGTAACTCAGCGAGGGTTGGGCCCGCAGCGAGCAGTAGTCCCTCTATGAGATCAACTTCGACGACGGCTGTTCCACCCTTTACGGAAACTCTTCTTCCTCCAACTGAGCGCACTGCCAGGCCATCGTTGAGTCCTGGAGTAATCGCAGGCGTCGCTGTAGGCGCAACCTTTGCTCTCACAGCTCTGATCCTGCTATTCCTCTGCATACGTCGACAAAGGTCCAAACGCAGGCGACATCTTCAGTTGAACGAAGACGACCGTTACATGACATCTGCCATAGCTGCTACCGCTATGATGAATCGGCCGACATCTAACGCTGTAGCCTACGATCGACCTTGTCATATGCCGCGAACCGAAGGCAGCAGTGGCAAAAGTTCCGAAGAAGAGCAGGTGCGAATTGTCATTCAGCCCGTCCCCAAGAAAAGAAGCATGAGCAGCGTGCTCTCGGCCATACCAAAGGTTTGGCCTCGACCACCGGGATATACCGGCAAGGCATACAGCTTTTCTGCAGGCGGGAGCGGCGAAACGACTCCAAGGGAGCCGGTAGGATGGAGCGTTGAGAGCGAGTATGGAAGCTCGGGCAATCTGGATGCATCGCGAAGTGGAGGTTATCAGGAAGCCATTGCCTCGAAAGGGCCGGCAGCAACCCACTCCAGAGCAAATGACAGATGCGAGACGGGTTGGATCAGATGAACTAACGCAATGAATGGAGTAGTTATCCCAAGACTAATGACATACGGGTTGTGCCTTCTAGAAGTGTGGAAAGTTCACCGGTCACTTTGAGTAAGATGGGGCTCTTTCGCTCACCGATGCAAATCTTACCCGCAATGCAAAGTGAGATCATACCACAATCGGTACAACCTCCGTCGACGTATCATTACTCCGTTGTGACAGAACTCAGCACACTGCATCTAGTAGCCTATCCCGAGGCCCTGCCCACCGATTCGTATGTCGCACTGCAGAATACAGTTGGGATGTTGCATTGGCACATCACCGGTGCGGGGTTCTTAAATAAGCAAGGTGAGCAGATGTTCATTCAATCATTGTTGGATTGCACCAAAGAATTGGCTTCAACGTACTTAAAGTGTGCGCTTTCCGTCAGACATGGGGAGTTGTTCTGAGGCCGGTCGTCGCTATTCTTCCATGCACGAAGTTCGCCTCCGATTTCCTCAACCACCGGACAGAGCATGGCGTCTAAACTAGTGATTGGACTCCTGTTGGCGACAGCTTCAGTGCTAGGACAACATACTGAGCAGGTCAAGAGAACTTTCGACTCAATCGCTGAGCAGTATGACTTTATCGTAGTTGGGAGCGGAACAAGCGGCCTGGTCGTGGCCAACAGACTGAGCGAAGATCCCGAAAGTGAGTCTCAGCGTCATCAGTAGTCTCAAATCCAACGTATCTGATGCTGATTCACTGTGTGTGCTCTCAGAAACGGTATTAGTCGTCGAATACGGAGACTTTGCCAACACAATCAACGTCACCGTGCCCTACTTTGCAACATACGACCAGTCGGCGCGCCTCTACAACGTGACGTCGGTCCCTCAAACCCATCTTGGTAATCGAACATCTCGCCTTCGTATCGGTGCTGTGGTTGGCGGAGGCTCCACCGTCAACGGAATGGCTTGGGACCGTGGCTCTGAAGCCGACTATGATGCGTGGGAGGCCCTTGGGAACCCCGGTTGGGGCTGGGCGACCCTTTTCAAATATTTCCAAAAGTCGTCTACGTTCGCGCCGCCTGTGGGTGAGTATGTCGAGGAGTACGGGTACGAATGGAGCGAGAATGCGTATGGCGATGGTCCCATTCAGGTCGGGTTTCCTTCGTGGCAGTGGCCAGAGTCTGGTGAGGTGCCCTCTTGACGGAGTCATGTCCCCGCTGATTAATTTGCTAATGTCACCAAAAAGCTCTCATGGCACAAGCATGGGCTCAGGACATCAAAGCGCCCACGTTGAAAGACGGTGCCGACGGTGACAACGTCGGCATTGCATGGCTCCCGCAGAACTCTGGCGGTCCGAACGCGACTCGATCAACCGCTGAGACTGCGTACTTCAATCCAGTCAGCGCCCGCGAGAATCTACATCTGCTTATACGTCACTACGGTGCAGCGATAAGATTTGAGGGCAACACAACAACCGGCATAGTGATTGGCAGCCGTGATGGCTCCGAGACCAAGTTCGTGGAGTCTCGGAACGTGGTGCTCGCCGCGGGCGCAGTCCACACCCCTCAACTACTCCAATTGAGTGGCATTGGGCCTCAGAAGCTGTTGAAGTCATTGGATATTGAGGTTGTGGTTGATTTACCAGGTGTTGGTGCGAACTTCCAGGACCATCCTTCCATCTTCATGGTCTACGATTGTAAGTTGAACAGCCACTTTAGAACTCCTGTCAGAAAGCTCATGTCTCTTTACAAAGTTGCAAACGACACATCTATCAATCCCACCCTCATGAACAACGAAACCTTCTACAACGAGTCCTGGGCAGAGTACGAAGCCAACAGAACCGggccacacacacacgcctGGGGAAACCGCGTCGTCTTCACATCCCTCCAAGACCTCGATCCAGACAACTACCAAGCCATCGCAGACGCCGTCACAACCCAAGACCCGCTGCAATATCTTCCTGAAGTCTACGCCGAGAACCCGGCACTCCTCGAGGGCTTCAACCGCCAGCGTGAGATCCTGAGCCAGAGATTCCGCAATCCAAAGGCAGGCGTCATGGAATTTACCTGGGGCGGCGCGGAATCCGTCCCCGTAGCCCTCCAGAAACCCCTCTCGCGCGGCACAATCACCATCAACAGCACGAACCCGGACCCCGGACCCTCCACCCCAGGCGCCGGCGGCGCACAAGTCGACTTCAACACCCTCTCGAACCCAATCGacaccctcctcctcctccgcgcCGTCGCCAAAGCCCGCGCCTTCATGGCGAGTCCCAGCGTCGAGACGCTCGCCGCGGTGGAGATCCTCCCGGGCCCGGGCGTCACCAGCGACGCTGAGATTGAGACCCTCATGCGGGAGTCGTGGCTGTCTTCGAGCCTCGATCACCCGGTCGGCACGGCGGCGATGATGCCGCGGGATCTGGGGGGCGTTGTGGATAGTGGGCTGAGGGTGTATGGCGTTGAGGGGTTGTGGGTTGTGGATGCGAGCGTTATGCCGATGTTGCCTGCGGCGCATACGCAGGCCACCGTGTATGCTGTTGCGGAGTATGCGGCTGATCTTATCAAGGGTGTTGGGAAGTGAGTTGGTGAGGGTGGAAAGACGGGACTAGCAAACTAGCAACAGAAGTCCCGTCTTCTTCACAAGCCACTAGGGTTTGCGTCGTGAATTAAGCTTATTCCAACTTCGAGTGCTCCCATCAGCCGCTCGGATCCACCGAGACCATGGTGCGCGCTGTGTTCACACAAATCGAATGTTCAGTATGACTGGGTCATTGAACAAGAACAGTCTGTCGATGCACGCTTATATCATTGCCAGGTGACCGACCCAAAAGCCTCAGGCCCAGTTAACCTCGCTTCCCCAGCACCCATCCCTCGTCTCCAAGCCTCACAGCCAGCCATCCACTACCAAACGACTCTCACAATGAGCGTCTTTTTCAAAAGTGCATTCACTTTCTTCTTTGCCTTGTCCCTCCGCCCTTTGGGAGTCGCTGCCCAAGCTCAAGCATCCCTCGGAGGAAGCCTACCGGCGCTTTTGGTAGTCGGTACGGGCCGAGATGCTCGTTTACGGGGCTACTTGAGTGCCTACAAGCTGCAATTGAGGGACTCGTATTCCGAGTCTTCTATGAGAAACATTGCGATGGAGATGGTGTAGCGGGTGGGTGGTGTTAGTTGCCCCCTTTACCCTCGTCATCGAGCAAGCCCGTCACGGCTTCGGCCACGATCTCAGACGAATGCTCTTCTCGAGTCGAGGAGACTTGAAGAGAGAGGTCAAAGTAGCGCAATCGATTCCCGCTTCATCGCAAACGCTGACGACACCTGTTGCTTGCCACGACCAGCTATACACATACAATAGATTTCGCGAAGAAAGCAGGCAAACCGCAAAAGTTCAATCTTTGGTAGATTAAGTTTAGTCCAGCCGTTGCCACTAGCAGTGTATCCACAAATTACTCGTCGAACATGAGCCGAGCTAGCTCATCGTTCACTATCGCGATGCGACCTCACCCCCCCCATACAACAAACTTGCATTGGGGCCATTTTCCCTTCTTTCCCACAAGATTCGCCCGAGACATTACTGCAGATTCACAAGAAACCCCACCACGGCTCATAATCGTGGcgaaaaaaataaataaaagattaggCAATCGCCAAAACCCCCCCCTTGCTAGCGTTGATCGGATTCCGGTGCGAGGCCCCGGGTGGGGGGCAGCTTGGAACCATGGGAGCAATGGGAGCTTTCTTCAGTGAAAACCATACAAGCACACCAATGGGACGGCGTTGATATCTTGGATACCCTGGAACCAGGTGGTCTCAGGGTCGCATCGCACCACGTACCGAGCATCTCGAGTCGGACTGGTGCGAGAGGGGGGACTGCATGTCTAGTCTAAGTCTGCCGGTCCAGATCGCCTAGTTGTCTTGGCGTGTATCCTTACCTGCATGATGGTATTTACACAGATCGCGCGCACTTTTTCTTGGGTGGTGTTGAAAATGTTTCTTGCGCAGCTATTCTTCTCCTTTTTGATTATTAGTTGACTTGGTCACGGCGGCTTCCTTACTTGAGGTTTCCCGACTTTTTGTAGCATTGAAGGGGGGACTAGTTTCCAGAGAAGGCCGCAATCATGGCAAAAGCGGACCTTGTCGAGATGCAGCAGCAAAAGGGCGGCTACGACGCCGTCAACACGACGAGCTCTCCGGGCAACACAGACGACGGCGCCAAGAACAACCACCACGAGAGCGGCGCCTACCCATACGCGACCGATGGCGGCACGGGCGACTCGACGCTCAGGGTAAGTCACAAGCGCAGTCTTCCTCACCGATGTCACGGACGGCAACTGACACGGGTACTT
The window above is part of the Colletotrichum lupini chromosome 9, complete sequence genome. Proteins encoded here:
- a CDS encoding GMC oxidoreductase, producing MAKLRGFMIFLLISTIADANLATFCHSAVEPSLTSFSDDGYLQTLATTRAPQEPESAPAGKFLLEEKASQKQDDIALHQMWARQNLTPPVEATIQVTTVTVVRTVTVELASRTEVIWAPLQQTLTFINPTLVFETNIVTASQPRNIAVRDAADAIASGQTAISEISSTDTHYLEGAGFSSHRTPVRRQTPASINRVSVVTIEITTTIVASGTIVRTVTIFEPTFVSVTKTPTLTSTIFTTTTLPIKDGGSNSPAIAPSPPASHKVISSDGAQQTPSFVGLKSSSVTATTPKALEPTELSVVSNTIGAPESSRIRSEFDTPRSTFTSSSVLPSPSPVTNDGNSARVGPAASSSPSMRSTSTTAVPPFTETLLPPTERTARPSLSPGVIAGVAVGATFALTALILLFLCIRRQRSKRRRHLQLNEDDRYMTSAIAATAMMNRPTSNAVAYDRPCHMPRTEGSSGKSSEEEQVRIVIQPVPKKRSMSSVLSAIPKVWPRPPGYTGKAYSFSAGGSGETTPREPVGWSVESEYGSSGNLDASRSGGYQEAIASKGPAATHSRANDRCETELSTLHLVAYPEALPTDSYVALQNTVGMLHWHITGAGFLNKQASVLGQHTEQVKRTFDSIAEQYDFIVVGSGTSGLVVANRLSEDPEKTVLVVEYGDFANTINVTVPYFATYDQSARLYNVTSVPQTHLGNRTSRLRIGAVVGGGSTVNGMAWDRGSEADYDAWEALGNPGWGWATLFKYFQKSSTFAPPVGEYVEEYGYEWSENAYGDGPIQVGFPSWQWPESALMAQAWAQDIKAPTLKDGADGDNVGIAWLPQNSGGPNATRSTAETAYFNPVSARENLHLLIRHYGAAIRFEGNTTTGIVIGSRDGSETKFVESRNVVLAAGAVHTPQLLQLSGIGPQKLLKSLDIEVVVDLPGVGANFQDHPSIFMVYDCKLNSHFRTPVRKLMSLYKVANDTSINPTLMNNETFYNESWAEYEANRTGPHTHAWGNRVVFTSLQDLDPDNYQAIADAVTTQDPLQYLPEVYAENPALLEGFNRQREILSQRFRNPKAGVMEFTWGGAESVPVALQKPLSRGTITINSTNPDPGPSTPGAGGAQVDFNTLSNPIDTLLLLRAVAKARAFMASPSVETLAAVEILPGPGVTSDAEIETLMRESWLSSSLDHPVGTAAMMPRDLGGVVDSGLRVYGVEGLWVVDASVMPMLPAAHTQATVYAVAEYAADLIKGVGK